Part of the Impatiens glandulifera chromosome 8, dImpGla2.1, whole genome shotgun sequence genome is shown below.
GCACCAGCACATTGTCTTATTCCTCTTCCAAAAGGCATGAAATTCTTTGACACAACATTTCCATCAATGTTCTGTAATCCATTTCCAACAATCCAACCTTATTTTTGTTTACATAGATCGATCCATacgagaaagaaaagaaaacagcTTACGAACCTTCCATCGATAGGGATTGAATGCGAGTGGATCATCAAATGTGTCGGGATTTAGATGTTGTGACGCAACAGCTATCACGACAATCCAATTTGCTGGAATTGTATAacctataattaattaagagttaaaatgttaacaagttattatttataattctattttgtttgttaattttctttaatatgtaaagttacaattttattttacatataaaaagGGTACCTTTTACTTGAATATCTTTAGTAGTCCTTCTTAGTAGGCCAGGGGAAACACTTGACAGTCTTAAAGTTTCATTAATAACCTGTAattgtttaattgattaaatcataaaatatataaaagagaataacaacataataattttacataaaatgCATTGATAAAGTATGTGTGGAGATTACCCCTCAATCAATATGATTTTCAAAGTGTTACTCATGCTCataatttaacataataaattaaatattttatttcctaAAAAAGTGGCTAAATATCTAACCCATCAAAATAGTCATTCTCCCCACCTACCAAAAGCAAGTGTTCTTTATGTCAtccaaatttcattaaattttcatGACAATGACTAAATTTACAAATTGAACAagtatttaatgaaaattttgtagactataaaaataaatctactTAACTGTATcgattcaaattaaaaaaaataatagttaacaTCAAGAAAATTCGTCGTCAATGTCATTATATCTCGTCagatcaataaattaataatgatattaacACTTTAACAACAATTTTCTATTATCATGGATAAAGGTTTTTTCAACGACGATAATAAAAACCATAGGTAAAGCTTTATCCTTGGTTTATATTTAGATGTTATGCAATAGTTATCAATATCAATCATTAGACTAGTTTAATCCATTTTCATTCAATTGATTGACCAGGTTTATGatagtttatattaatttttttttgaaaataaaattgagccataattttttttattgtttttgtatcaATTTAATTAGCATGATGTGATGAATTAGTTGTTGAAGATGTTGTATAAACATGgtttatattatatgaatttatttgaacaataattttaaaattgccCACCCAAATTGTGTATGTCAATGATTTGTATTCATCCCAAGAGAGTGGATCCTCTTTATGACCTTCCTCTCTTCTTTCAACAATTTCCTCATGCTCTATCTGATAAAACATCAAatgtttttaaaacattaattaattcaattagcTATAATCCAGTTCctaaacttttaaatatataaaaaaaattctaaaaattggTTGGCTTACCGCGAGTTGATCATACACTAAAGGATAATCGGAGAGTATTTTAAAACAAAGAGTCAACAACGTTGAAATTGACTCGAAGCTCGCAAATAGTGATCCGAATACGGTATGCGAAATGAAATCATCCGTTAAGAACATAAGATCGTTCTTTTCCTTGCTGTCTTTTATGGCTTGATCGAGAAGGTCTCCTCGTGGGGAAGTTTGATTTCGACACCTACGATTTATCTCGTCTTTTATCATGTCTTTCAGGTTATTTTTCGCCTGcaagaatattataaataaataaactactAGTAGCCTGATTAATTTTGTGATTAATTTTGTAAGAtggttaattaaaaagtaataccTTTAAGGATTTGTAGAGGGTTGTGCCAGGGAAGTTCAAAGGGAAGGAGGCTATAGCCTTAATTATGCAAGTCAATTTGTCACTTATATCATTGGAGGAATTATCATAGTCATATCCAAACATATGATTGGCTACAATGTCAAATATCATCtgcaatatttaattattatccaaattaataaaataatgttagtaCATATTGCtaaaaactatttattatttcattttgttaTATATGTCTTAGAGATTTTACCGATGAGATAGACTTTTTGATTTCGAGAGATGGAGAAAGTGTCCAATCACGAAGTCTCCTATGAATATTGCGATGGAGTTGGGGAACTAGACCGTTTTTTAGGACTTCAATACCAAAGTTGGAAAGATTTAAACTCCTTACATATCTATGAATCGAACCAACAGGGTTAATCCTAGCCCTAGGATCATCGGATTGTCCGAACAACTTAGAGAAGTTGTCCATGTAGTAGAGCTCGACCGAGCCACCCTCTTGTTGGAGGATGAATTGGTTGACCTCAGGGTCAGACGAAACCACAATGGGCCGGTTAGCCAAGTTTGTCTTGAAAATCGAACCATATTTGTTGATTCTCTTTTTTACAAAGGAGTGGACGTCAATGGAGTGACTCGGGACGAGCAAATTAAGGGTTTCCCCGATAATAGGGAAGCCCATGGAGCCGGGAGGAAGGGTTCCATTGTTCGGACACTTTGGATTCCTCCATTTTTTAATCCAATGGCATGTAAATATTGTAGCCAAAGCTACCACAATACCAAAGCTAATAGCCAACATTGATacaactttctttctttctccttCCTTTTTTGTAGGAACTATAGctagttatatattaatatatgctTATTTgggtttatttatatttatagttgGTCCTTTTAAATTATCTCCCAATTCAATGCCGGCTAGGATTGGATGATTAAAAAGTGTGGTTACTAGtaactattataattaaattagaaaaataaaataaaaacaactatTTGAAATTGACTACtcaaatatgatttataattaaataatgctTAACATTGATtctacttattttattattatatatctatttatttaataataaaataaaaatatggttaagtataaataaatcttatataatcacataaatcactttaaatttgtttctttttaaattcatgtttaatatgttgatAAAGATGTCGTGAGCTCCACTTAAATTTAAGGtgttttaaatatgaatcaaaccGAGACTTAATGTTTTAAGAATTATTATGACACTGAATTATCTTAGTGagtaattatgttttgtttatagtttaagaaattattttaaagttgaaaCACTTATTATAAGATAAGGAAGGA
Proteins encoded:
- the LOC124912928 gene encoding cucurbitadienol 11-hydroxylase-like; translated protein: MLAISFGIVVALATIFTCHWIKKWRNPKCPNNGTLPPGSMGFPIIGETLNLLVPSHSIDVHSFVKKRINKYGSIFKTNLANRPIVVSSDPEVNQFILQQEGGSVELYYMDNFSKLFGQSDDPRARINPVGSIHRYVRSLNLSNFGIEVLKNGLVPQLHRNIHRRLRDWTLSPSLEIKKSISSMIFDIVANHMFGYDYDNSSNDISDKLTCIIKAIASFPLNFPGTTLYKSLKAKNNLKDMIKDEINRRCRNQTSPRGDLLDQAIKDSKEKNDLMFLTDDFISHTVFGSLFASFESISTLLTLCFKILSDYPLVYDQLAIEHEEIVERREEGHKEDPLSWDEYKSLTYTIWVINETLRLSSVSPGLLRRTTKDIQVKGYTIPANWIVVIAVASQHLNPDTFDDPLAFNPYRWKNIDGNVVSKNFMPFGRGIRQCAGAEFSKAFMATFLHVLVTNFKWTKTKGGENVKRTPLLNFGDGIHIKISEKNI